A part of Fibrobacter sp. UWB15 genomic DNA contains:
- a CDS encoding hydroxymethylpyrimidine/phosphomethylpyrimidine kinase: MGEKLIHALTVAGFDGSAGAGFISDIKTMAHFGVYGQAVCTALTQQNEEEFVAPGWVIWDRIEAQLETLFKKHKFKYVKIGLVEKARTLKRIVEFVREKSPYAFIVWDPIASASAGFHFMRDAEKFLPIMKSIDLVTPNQDEFAYLGLGLAESRGQIKMGRDFAVLLKGGHARGKESIDTLWYNEEQFKFISPRLPGKGKHGTGCVLSSAILANVALGKDVPTACEIAKQYMNEYLESGEGRLGFLV, encoded by the coding sequence ATGGGTGAAAAATTGATTCACGCTTTGACGGTAGCGGGCTTTGACGGCTCTGCCGGGGCGGGCTTTATCTCGGACATCAAGACGATGGCGCATTTTGGCGTGTACGGCCAGGCGGTCTGCACGGCGCTCACGCAACAGAACGAAGAAGAATTCGTGGCGCCAGGCTGGGTCATTTGGGACCGCATCGAGGCGCAACTTGAAACGCTTTTTAAAAAGCATAAGTTTAAGTACGTGAAAATCGGGCTTGTGGAAAAGGCCCGCACCTTAAAGCGCATTGTGGAATTTGTCCGTGAAAAGTCGCCGTATGCATTCATCGTGTGGGACCCGATTGCAAGTGCTTCGGCGGGTTTTCACTTTATGCGCGATGCCGAAAAATTCTTGCCGATTATGAAGTCTATTGACTTGGTGACGCCGAACCAAGATGAATTTGCCTACTTGGGTCTGGGGCTTGCGGAATCCCGCGGACAAATCAAGATGGGCCGCGACTTTGCCGTACTCCTGAAGGGTGGCCATGCCCGCGGCAAGGAATCGATCGATACCTTGTGGTATAATGAAGAACAGTTCAAGTTTATTAGCCCGCGGCTCCCCGGCAAAGGCAAGCACGGCACCGGCTGCGTGCTCAGTTCTGCAATCCTTGCAAACGTCGCCCTCGGTAAGGACGTTCCTACCGCCTGCGAAATCGCCAAGCAGTACATGAACGAATACCTGGAAAGCGGTGAAGGAAGGCTCGGGTTCTTGGTGTAA
- the typA gene encoding translational GTPase TypA encodes MDTSKIRNVAIIAHVDHGKTTLVDQLLKQCGTFHENEEVNERVMDSDNLERERGITILSKNTSVMYKGYRVNIVDTPGHADFGGQVERVLGTVDGVILVVDAFEGPMAQTRFVTQKALEMGLIPIVVVNKIDRDGCNPHAALDKVFDLFCELDANEQQLDFDKVFGSGRKGICKAEMEDPDGDFHILMDKIIERIPAPKGDPAAEPLLQIASLEYSGFLGRLAVGRVQQGTFKPNMTVAQATSDGKVKNIRIQKILRYEGLTPQPIEEAGPGDIILIAGLDNFDIGDTLSSTNNPVHLPRIHIDPPTISMLFTVNTSPLAGKYGGKFMTGNQLQERLERAHMADPALLVEKVDGASTFKVSGRGILHLTILVENMRRELYEFTIGSPQVIFKTDENGKLLEPIEEFKVEVPNEFSGACIQEINTRKGEMVNMTTDENDRVTLEYLVPSRGLIGIRPKLLSLSKGYAVSQSIFKDYEPYKGEIPARVNGVLIAKEPGEAASYALSNLEDRGYLIIGPGAEVYPGMIVGEHNRDVDIIVNVTKGKHLTNMRSKSADDMIQLTPYRRLTLEECVTFINEDECIEVTPEVLRLRKTELDPIKRKQLSKRPAEED; translated from the coding sequence ATGGATACATCTAAAATCAGAAACGTCGCCATTATCGCCCACGTTGACCACGGTAAAACCACCCTGGTGGACCAGCTCCTCAAGCAGTGCGGAACATTCCACGAAAACGAGGAAGTCAACGAACGCGTGATGGATAGCGACAACCTGGAACGCGAACGCGGCATCACCATCCTTTCCAAGAACACGAGCGTCATGTACAAGGGCTATCGCGTGAACATCGTCGATACCCCGGGGCACGCCGACTTCGGTGGCCAGGTGGAACGCGTGCTCGGCACGGTGGACGGCGTGATTCTGGTGGTGGACGCCTTCGAAGGCCCCATGGCTCAGACCCGCTTTGTGACCCAGAAGGCCCTTGAAATGGGACTTATTCCTATCGTCGTCGTGAACAAGATCGACCGCGACGGCTGCAACCCGCACGCCGCTCTTGACAAGGTGTTCGACCTGTTCTGCGAACTCGACGCCAACGAACAGCAGCTGGACTTCGACAAGGTGTTCGGTTCTGGCCGTAAGGGCATCTGCAAGGCCGAAATGGAAGACCCGGATGGCGACTTCCACATTTTGATGGACAAGATTATCGAACGCATCCCGGCCCCGAAGGGCGATCCGGCAGCAGAACCGCTTCTGCAGATTGCATCGCTTGAATACTCGGGCTTCCTCGGCCGCTTGGCCGTGGGCCGCGTGCAGCAGGGTACCTTCAAGCCGAACATGACCGTTGCCCAGGCTACGAGCGACGGCAAGGTGAAGAACATCCGTATCCAGAAGATTCTGCGCTACGAAGGCCTGACCCCACAGCCGATCGAAGAAGCGGGTCCGGGCGACATCATCTTGATTGCCGGTCTCGACAACTTCGACATCGGTGATACCCTTTCTTCTACGAACAATCCGGTGCACCTCCCCCGCATCCACATTGACCCGCCGACCATCTCTATGCTCTTCACCGTGAACACCTCGCCCCTGGCCGGTAAGTACGGTGGAAAGTTCATGACGGGTAACCAGCTCCAGGAACGTCTGGAACGCGCCCACATGGCCGACCCCGCCCTCCTCGTCGAAAAGGTCGACGGCGCCTCCACCTTCAAGGTGTCCGGCCGTGGCATTCTCCACTTGACCATCCTCGTCGAAAACATGCGTCGTGAACTCTATGAATTCACCATCGGTTCTCCGCAGGTGATCTTCAAGACCGACGAAAACGGCAAGCTCCTCGAACCGATCGAAGAATTCAAGGTCGAAGTGCCGAACGAATTCAGCGGCGCCTGCATCCAGGAAATCAACACCCGTAAGGGCGAAATGGTCAACATGACCACCGACGAAAACGACCGCGTGACTCTCGAATACCTGGTGCCCTCCCGTGGCCTTATCGGAATACGCCCGAAGCTGTTGTCCCTTTCCAAGGGTTACGCCGTCAGCCAGTCCATCTTCAAGGACTACGAACCGTACAAGGGCGAAATTCCGGCCCGCGTGAACGGCGTGCTCATCGCGAAGGAACCGGGCGAAGCCGCAAGCTATGCACTTTCCAACCTGGAAGACCGCGGTTACCTCATCATCGGACCGGGTGCCGAAGTTTATCCGGGCATGATCGTGGGTGAACACAACCGCGACGTCGACATCATCGTGAACGTCACGAAGGGTAAGCACCTTACCAACATGCGTTCCAAGTCTGCCGACGACATGATCCAGCTGACTCCGTACCGCCGCCTGACTCTGGAAGAATGCGTCACCTTCATCAACGAAGACGAATGCATCGAAGTCACGCCGGAAGTGCTGCGCCTCCGCAAGACCGAGCTCGACCCGATCAAGCGTAAGCAGCTCTCCAAGCGCCCGGCCGAAGAAGACTAA
- a CDS encoding peptide chain release factor-like protein, with the protein MHRDTYLKMTLDELLRACTLKGFQGSGPGGQHRNKTNTGVLLGLRDFNLEIKSCEGRSAHENKVHALHRMQMALALQVREAPANPEMPFPGSNGHLQPSNALFPLFVAHVFDIMATKNGDTKAAAAAFNLTPSALVKILRQDKACATKLQGNRKQNGQKALKL; encoded by the coding sequence ATGCATCGCGATACCTATTTAAAAATGACGTTGGACGAACTGCTCCGCGCTTGCACCCTCAAGGGTTTTCAAGGGTCGGGTCCCGGCGGTCAGCACCGCAACAAGACCAACACGGGCGTTCTGCTCGGTTTACGGGATTTCAATTTAGAAATCAAATCGTGCGAAGGCAGGAGCGCTCACGAAAACAAGGTCCATGCGCTACACCGAATGCAAATGGCACTCGCCCTGCAGGTTCGCGAAGCCCCTGCAAACCCCGAAATGCCCTTCCCGGGGAGTAACGGGCACCTGCAACCGAGCAATGCGCTGTTCCCGTTGTTCGTTGCCCACGTTTTCGACATCATGGCGACCAAGAACGGCGACACCAAGGCAGCCGCGGCGGCCTTCAACCTGACGCCTAGTGCACTCGTAAAAATCTTAAGGCAAGACAAAGCCTGTGCCACAAAGCTGCAAGGAAACCGAAAACAAAACGGACAAAAGGCACTAAAGCTCTAA